A window from Aeromonas rivipollensis encodes these proteins:
- a CDS encoding AlkA N-terminal domain-containing protein, with translation MNTASPVSSPQDEIIPGLTREQCHAARLARDARFDGRFFTGVLSTGIYCRPICPARAPHEHNVQYFRFAAAAEQHGLRPCLRCRPELAPSQSGDLPPLVAQVLARIERGELGESSLGALAAQAGITERTLRRQFEQHLGASPKQVEQTRRLLLAKRLLTETHLPITDVAFASGFASIRRFNDAWQQAYGLTPGALRKREGAAPAETPQTSLQLHLQYRPPFDARAMLAFYRLRAIPGLERVDERGYERRHRVGEQEGLVRIEPLEGDRLRLTVQDLPPSALPDILYRVRRMWDLDADMGRIGEQLGQDPLLARIQGRWPGVRLPGGWDEYEVMLRAIVGQQVSVKGAITIMGRLVARTLAQFGIAQLPTPAQLCNLDLDGIGMPGSRIRTLQGLASALASGALTLGSASDEQLLALPGIGPWTVAYWRLRCGLDTDAFPASDLVLQKALGGGTKLPVKEVEARSASWQPWRAYAASWLWHAMSEQPALLTDPAREHPDNEPKETTP, from the coding sequence ATGAACACAGCGTCCCCCGTCTCATCGCCCCAGGACGAGATCATCCCCGGCCTCACCCGCGAGCAGTGCCACGCCGCCCGGCTCGCGCGAGACGCACGTTTCGACGGCCGCTTCTTCACCGGCGTGCTGTCCACCGGCATCTATTGCCGCCCCATCTGCCCTGCGAGGGCGCCGCACGAGCACAACGTGCAATATTTTCGCTTCGCGGCGGCGGCGGAGCAGCACGGGCTGCGTCCCTGCCTGCGCTGTCGCCCCGAGCTGGCGCCGTCCCAGAGCGGCGATCTGCCGCCCCTGGTCGCCCAGGTGCTGGCGCGCATAGAGCGCGGTGAACTCGGGGAAAGCAGCCTGGGCGCGCTCGCGGCGCAGGCCGGGATCACGGAGCGCACGCTGCGGCGCCAGTTCGAGCAACACCTCGGCGCCTCGCCAAAGCAGGTGGAGCAGACGCGCCGCCTGCTGCTCGCGAAGCGGCTGCTGACGGAGACGCATCTGCCCATCACGGACGTCGCGTTCGCGTCTGGCTTTGCGAGCATTCGTCGCTTCAACGATGCCTGGCAACAGGCCTACGGGCTGACGCCCGGCGCCTTGCGCAAACGGGAGGGCGCTGCGCCAGCCGAGACGCCGCAAACGAGCCTGCAACTGCACCTGCAATATCGCCCGCCATTCGATGCCCGGGCCATGCTCGCGTTCTACCGGCTGCGCGCCATTCCGGGGCTGGAGCGGGTGGATGAGCGCGGTTACGAGCGGCGCCACAGGGTCGGCGAGCAGGAGGGGCTAGTTCGCATCGAGCCCCTCGAGGGGGACAGGCTCAGGCTGACGGTGCAGGATCTGCCGCCGAGTGCACTGCCGGACATACTGTATCGCGTGCGCCGCATGTGGGATCTGGACGCTGACATGGGGCGCATTGGCGAGCAGCTGGGGCAGGATCCGCTGCTGGCGCGGATACAGGGGCGCTGGCCAGGGGTGCGGCTGCCAGGGGGCTGGGACGAGTATGAAGTGATGCTGCGCGCCATCGTCGGCCAGCAGGTATCGGTCAAGGGTGCCATCACCATCATGGGGCGCCTGGTGGCGCGCACCCTGGCGCAGTTTGGCATAGCACAGCTGCCGACCCCGGCCCAGCTGTGCAATCTGGATCTCGACGGCATCGGCATGCCGGGCAGCCGCATCCGCACGCTGCAGGGGCTGGCCTCGGCGCTCGCGAGCGGCGCCCTCACCCTGGGCAGCGCGAGTGACGAGCAACTGCTCGCGCTGCCGGGCATAGGCCCCTGGACTGTCGCTTACTGGCGGCTGCGCTGCGGGCTGGACACGGACGCCTTCCCCGCCTCGGATCTCGTGCTGCAAAAGGCGCTCGGGGGCGGCACCAAGCTGCCGGTGAAGGAGGTGGAGGCGCGAAGCGCTTCCTGGCAGCCGTGGCGCGCCTACGCCGCGAGCTGGCTATGGCACGCCATGAGCGAGCAGCCCGCGCTGCTGACAGACCCGGCACGGGAGCACCCAGACAACGAACCCAAGGAGACAACCCCATGA
- the smrA gene encoding DNA endonuclease SmrA: protein MSHNDELSLFLQEVADVRPLRSDHIALSAGNSLPTEAQLARREAATAERLTLDHLSMEAVPMLDPHDIVGFKRDGVQEGVYKKLRLGKYELQGSLDLHHKTINEARTALVQFIAECEVRDIRCLLILHGKGERSTPRALLKSHVSAWLPQLPAVMAIHSAERRHGGSGALYVLLRKSERKKAENRERHQKRLG, encoded by the coding sequence GTGTCTCATAACGACGAACTCTCACTGTTCCTGCAGGAAGTGGCCGATGTGCGGCCGCTGCGCAGCGACCACATAGCCCTCAGCGCGGGCAACAGCCTGCCGACCGAGGCGCAACTCGCGCGCCGGGAGGCCGCCACCGCCGAACGGCTCACTCTGGATCACCTCAGCATGGAGGCTGTCCCCATGCTGGACCCCCACGACATCGTCGGCTTCAAGCGCGACGGTGTGCAAGAGGGGGTCTACAAGAAGCTGCGGCTCGGCAAGTACGAGCTGCAAGGCTCCCTCGACCTGCACCACAAGACCATCAACGAGGCGCGAACCGCCCTGGTGCAGTTCATTGCGGAGTGCGAAGTGCGGGACATCCGCTGCCTGCTGATCCTGCACGGCAAGGGGGAGCGCAGCACCCCGCGCGCCCTGCTCAAGAGCCATGTCAGCGCCTGGTTGCCGCAACTGCCTGCGGTGATGGCCATCCACAGCGCCGAGCGGCGCCACGGCGGCAGCGGCGCGCTCTATGTGCTGCTGCGAAAGAGCGAGCGCAAGAAGGCCGAGAACCGCGAACGGCACCAGAAGCGCCTCGGCTGA
- a CDS encoding U32 family peptidase — protein MQDHTQTNRLELLAPAKNLAYGIEAINHGADAVYMGGPAFGARSAAGNSLDDIEALARHAHRFGAQVFVAFNTLLHDQELEQARRLTHQIYEAGADALIVQDMGLLALDLPPIALHASTQTDNRTPEKVKFLQDVGFSQVVLARELSLEQIREISAATQVQLEFFIHGALCVSYSGQCNISHARTGRSANRGECAQLCRLPCSLQTPGGEVLVENSHLLSLKDMDQSANLEALIAAGIRSFKIEGRLKGLDYVKNVTAWYRQKLDAILERRPDLVASSAGRCSYGFTPDPKKSFKRGSTDYFLHGRQPGIDSTRSPKYVGEPLGRVSRVTRDGIEIDGKAVSLNNGDGLGFFKPGGELVGMRLNKVEGKQLLLSERMPGLKVGTEIFRNHDQAFSKLLEKPSADRRIRVDMRLFECEEGIRLALVDEQGIGASVTLPCDRQPADNPARALQQARDQLGKLGNTLFVARQIELAFTSPLFIAASMLNGLRRDGIAALEAARLAAYRRPERRIPLRDATYPQHRLSYLGNVLNSAAEQFFREHGVGRIAPAFEANKEQGEVVLMITKHCIRYSQHLCPKEVPGLKAEPLELKMGKDSFRLRFDCHRCEMQVMGSLKG, from the coding sequence ATGCAGGATCACACCCAGACTAACCGCCTCGAGCTGCTGGCTCCGGCCAAGAACCTCGCCTACGGCATCGAAGCCATCAACCATGGCGCCGATGCCGTCTACATGGGCGGCCCCGCCTTCGGTGCCCGCAGCGCGGCGGGCAACTCCCTCGACGATATCGAAGCGCTGGCGCGCCACGCCCACCGCTTCGGCGCCCAGGTGTTCGTCGCCTTCAACACCTTGCTGCACGACCAGGAGCTGGAGCAGGCCCGGCGCCTGACCCACCAGATCTACGAAGCCGGGGCCGATGCGCTCATAGTGCAGGACATGGGCCTGCTGGCGCTCGACCTTCCTCCCATAGCGCTCCACGCCAGCACCCAGACCGACAACCGCACGCCGGAAAAGGTGAAGTTCCTGCAGGACGTGGGCTTCTCCCAGGTGGTGCTGGCCCGCGAACTCTCGCTCGAGCAGATCCGCGAGATAAGCGCGGCGACCCAGGTGCAGCTGGAGTTCTTTATCCACGGCGCCCTCTGCGTCTCCTACAGCGGCCAGTGCAATATCAGCCACGCCCGCACCGGCCGCAGCGCGAACCGCGGCGAGTGCGCCCAGCTCTGCCGGCTGCCCTGCTCCCTGCAAACCCCAGGGGGGGAGGTGCTGGTGGAGAACAGCCACCTGCTCTCCTTGAAAGACATGGATCAGAGCGCGAACCTGGAGGCGTTGATCGCCGCGGGCATCCGCTCCTTCAAGATTGAGGGGCGCCTCAAGGGGCTGGACTACGTCAAGAACGTCACCGCCTGGTATCGCCAGAAGCTGGACGCCATTCTCGAGCGCCGCCCCGACCTGGTGGCCTCCTCGGCCGGTCGCTGCTCCTACGGCTTTACACCGGATCCCAAAAAGAGCTTCAAACGGGGCAGTACCGACTACTTCCTCCATGGCCGCCAGCCGGGGATCGACTCCACCAGGAGCCCGAAATACGTGGGTGAACCCCTGGGCCGCGTCAGCAGGGTGACCCGCGACGGCATAGAGATAGACGGCAAAGCCGTGAGCCTCAACAACGGCGATGGCCTCGGCTTCTTCAAGCCGGGGGGCGAACTGGTGGGGATGCGCCTCAATAAGGTGGAAGGTAAGCAGTTACTGCTGTCGGAGCGCATGCCGGGTCTGAAGGTGGGCACCGAGATCTTCCGCAATCACGATCAGGCATTCAGCAAGTTGCTGGAGAAGCCGAGCGCGGATCGCCGGATCCGGGTCGATATGCGGCTCTTTGAGTGTGAGGAGGGGATACGGCTTGCACTTGTGGACGAGCAGGGCATCGGCGCCTCCGTCACGCTCCCCTGCGACAGGCAGCCGGCCGACAACCCGGCGCGGGCGCTGCAACAGGCGCGGGACCAGCTTGGCAAACTGGGTAACACCCTGTTTGTGGCACGCCAGATTGAGTTGGCATTCACTTCGCCCCTGTTCATTGCCGCATCGATGCTCAACGGCCTGCGCCGGGACGGCATAGCCGCCCTGGAGGCGGCCCGTCTGGCCGCCTACCGGCGACCCGAGCGGCGCATCCCTCTGCGCGACGCCACCTATCCCCAGCACCGGCTCTCCTACCTCGGCAACGTGCTGAACAGTGCGGCCGAGCAGTTCTTCCGCGAGCACGGGGTGGGGCGCATAGCCCCCGCTTTTGAGGCGAACAAGGAGCAGGGGGAGGTGGTGCTGATGATCACCAAGCACTGCATCCGCTACAGCCAGCACCTCTGCCCCAAGGAGGTGCCCGGACTCAAGGCCGAGCCGCTGGAATTGAAGATGGGTAAAGACAGTTTCCGCCTGCGCTTTGACTGCCACCGCTGCGAGATGCAGGTGATGGGCAGCCTCAAGGGGTGA
- a CDS encoding class I SAM-dependent methyltransferase, translated as MTERFAGEGAQVYDERIPLLVPGYELLHQLSAAQLMTRLGPGARVLLVGVGTGSELVLLGRLCPGWQFVAQDISADMLALARHRAEEAGMGARISWLQGDLPTASLQCDGALCLLVLHFLEKATKAALLADISRQLKAGAPLLLADLMVPPDPVEWTVMGQQARLAGLPQSASARMVQRLEQDFIPLDERQLQQLLQGAGFEAGQRYFQALGFHGWLALRR; from the coding sequence ATGACGGAGCGATTTGCAGGAGAGGGGGCGCAGGTCTATGACGAGCGCATTCCCTTGCTGGTGCCCGGTTATGAGTTGCTGCATCAATTGAGTGCCGCTCAGCTGATGACGCGGCTCGGCCCCGGCGCCCGGGTGCTGCTGGTGGGGGTGGGCACCGGCAGCGAGCTGGTGCTGCTCGGCAGGCTCTGCCCCGGCTGGCAGTTTGTCGCCCAGGACATCTCGGCCGACATGCTGGCGCTGGCGCGCCACAGGGCCGAGGAGGCGGGGATGGGAGCGCGGATCAGCTGGTTGCAGGGAGACCTGCCCACTGCCTCGTTGCAATGCGACGGCGCACTCTGTCTGCTGGTACTGCATTTCTTGGAGAAAGCCACCAAGGCGGCCTTGCTTGCCGATATCTCCCGCCAGCTCAAGGCGGGGGCCCCGCTGCTGCTGGCGGATCTGATGGTGCCACCGGATCCGGTCGAGTGGACCGTGATGGGGCAGCAGGCCCGACTGGCGGGTCTGCCTCAGTCCGCCAGTGCGCGCATGGTACAGCGGCTCGAACAGGACTTTATTCCGCTCGATGAGAGGCAACTTCAGCAACTGTTACAGGGCGCGGGCTTCGAGGCGGGGCAGCGCTACTTTCAGGCGCTCGGCTTTCACGGCTGGTTGGCGCTGCGGCGTTGA
- a CDS encoding DUF3149 domain-containing protein, which yields MEFWMNLMFGNSVGLMSMLVIIGTFLLISAYAVYFIYKVMHAEPPREEQ from the coding sequence ATGGAATTCTGGATGAACCTGATGTTCGGCAACAGCGTGGGGCTGATGTCCATGCTGGTGATTATCGGCACCTTCCTGCTGATCAGCGCCTATGCGGTCTATTTCATCTACAAGGTGATGCACGCCGAGCCGCCGCGCGAGGAGCAATAA
- a CDS encoding methylated-DNA--[protein]-cysteine S-methyltransferase, translating into MIRYDMLPTRCGDLLVAIDERGLVHVDFVAGLRPLPDMSDWRQDGEALAPFLAEFRDYFAGRLQRFTLPLAARGTAFQQAVWQALCDIPYGETRSYGDIARAIGKPSASRAVGAANGRNPLSIIVPCHRVIGQSGSLTGYAGGLPIKQALLHLEGITT; encoded by the coding sequence ATGATCCGTTACGATATGTTGCCCACCCGCTGCGGCGATCTGCTGGTCGCCATCGATGAGCGCGGTCTGGTGCACGTGGACTTCGTGGCAGGGCTGCGGCCACTGCCCGACATGAGCGACTGGCGGCAGGACGGCGAGGCGCTCGCCCCCTTCCTCGCCGAGTTTCGAGACTACTTCGCGGGGCGGTTGCAGCGCTTCACCCTGCCGCTCGCGGCGCGGGGCACGGCGTTTCAGCAAGCGGTGTGGCAGGCGCTGTGCGACATCCCCTACGGCGAGACCCGCAGCTACGGCGACATAGCGCGCGCCATCGGCAAGCCGAGTGCGAGCCGCGCCGTCGGAGCTGCTAACGGTCGCAACCCGCTGTCGATCATAGTGCCCTGCCATAGGGTGATAGGCCAAAGCGGCAGCCTGACCGGCTATGCGGGGGGCCTGCCCATCAAGCAGGCATTGCTGCACCTAGAGGGCATCACCACCTAA
- a CDS encoding carboxypeptidase M32 gives MSYQKLEQHQQQLHRLSHLSAICGWDQAAMMPEGGNEARAEAMAELGVLIHGKRTAPELGDWIARAESEPLDATQRANLAEIKRHWQDASLLPGELVEALSLAGSKCEHAWRRQRKENDWAGFAPNLEEVVRLSREVATLRAEALGVRPYDAMLALYEPGMTSARLDQIFGDLTSWLPGLIQQVSERQKRDTMLIPQGPFPIPTQQALGQEVMGLLGFDFAHGRLDVSSHPFCGGVPTDVRITTRYNEDEFVSSLMGIVHETGHARYEQGLPRHLLGQPVAEARSMGIHESQSLFCEMQLGHHPAFLSLLAPRISAHFGEQAALAPANLEKLYNRVEPGFIRVDADEVTYPAHVILRYELERDLIEGRIEVADIPALWDGKMQQWLGLSTQGDYQNGCMQDIHWTDGSFGYFPSYTLGAMYAAQLRFALERELGDMGQLIESGRLPEIFGWLGRHIWSQGSLHGTDELIRRATGEALNPQWLRKHLEQRYLK, from the coding sequence ATGTCATATCAGAAACTCGAACAACATCAGCAACAACTGCACCGCCTCTCCCACCTCTCCGCCATCTGCGGCTGGGATCAGGCCGCCATGATGCCGGAGGGGGGCAACGAGGCCCGCGCCGAGGCGATGGCGGAGCTCGGCGTGCTGATCCACGGCAAACGTACCGCCCCGGAGCTGGGCGACTGGATTGCCAGGGCCGAGAGCGAACCGCTGGACGCGACCCAGCGCGCCAACCTCGCGGAGATCAAGCGCCACTGGCAGGATGCGAGCCTGCTGCCAGGCGAGCTGGTGGAGGCGCTCTCCTTGGCCGGCAGCAAGTGCGAGCACGCCTGGCGCCGCCAGCGCAAGGAGAACGACTGGGCGGGCTTTGCCCCTAACCTCGAGGAGGTGGTGCGCCTGTCGCGGGAGGTGGCAACCTTGCGCGCCGAGGCGCTCGGGGTGCGCCCCTATGACGCCATGCTGGCGCTGTACGAGCCCGGCATGACGAGCGCGAGACTGGATCAGATCTTCGGCGATCTGACGAGCTGGCTGCCTGGCCTCATCCAGCAGGTGAGCGAGCGGCAAAAGCGCGACACCATGCTGATCCCGCAAGGCCCCTTCCCGATCCCAACACAGCAGGCGCTCGGTCAGGAGGTGATGGGGCTGCTCGGCTTTGATTTCGCCCACGGCCGGCTCGACGTGAGCAGCCACCCGTTCTGCGGCGGCGTGCCGACGGACGTGCGCATCACCACGCGCTACAACGAGGACGAATTCGTCTCCAGCCTGATGGGCATAGTGCACGAGACGGGCCACGCACGCTACGAGCAGGGCTTGCCGCGCCATCTGCTCGGTCAGCCGGTCGCCGAGGCGCGATCCATGGGCATTCACGAGAGCCAGAGCCTGTTCTGCGAGATGCAGCTCGGCCATCACCCCGCTTTCCTTTCGCTGCTCGCGCCGCGCATCAGCGCGCACTTCGGCGAGCAGGCCGCACTCGCACCGGCGAACCTCGAGAAGCTGTACAACAGGGTCGAGCCCGGTTTCATCCGCGTCGATGCGGACGAGGTGACCTACCCGGCGCACGTCATACTGCGCTACGAGCTGGAGCGCGATCTCATCGAGGGGCGCATCGAGGTCGCGGACATCCCCGCGCTGTGGGACGGGAAGATGCAGCAGTGGCTCGGACTCTCCACCCAGGGCGACTACCAGAATGGCTGCATGCAGGACATTCACTGGACGGACGGCTCATTCGGCTACTTCCCGAGTTACACGCTCGGCGCCATGTACGCGGCGCAGCTGCGCTTCGCGCTCGAGCGTGAACTCGGCGACATGGGCCAGCTCATCGAGTCCGGCCGCCTGCCGGAGATCTTTGGCTGGCTCGGCCGCCACATCTGGTCCCAGGGCAGCCTGCACGGCACGGACGAGCTCATTCGCCGCGCGACCGGCGAGGCGCTCAATCCGCAGTGGCTGCGCAAGCACCTGGAACAACGCTACCTGAAATAG
- a CDS encoding DHCW motif cupin fold protein — protein sequence MNINALPFCTTRWADIAPTEHKGERGVARWHSQQFGELRVRMVEYSPGYLADHWCSKGHVLLCLEGELHTELQDGRVFTLTAGMSYQVADNAEPHRSYTEQGARLFIVD from the coding sequence ATGAACATCAATGCATTGCCATTTTGCACGACCCGCTGGGCCGACATAGCGCCGACCGAGCACAAGGGGGAACGCGGCGTCGCCCGCTGGCACAGCCAGCAGTTTGGGGAGCTGCGGGTGCGGATGGTGGAGTACTCTCCCGGCTACCTGGCGGATCACTGGTGCAGCAAGGGCCACGTGCTGCTCTGCCTCGAGGGGGAGCTGCACACAGAGTTGCAGGATGGCCGTGTCTTCACCCTGACGGCGGGCATGAGCTATCAGGTGGCGGACAACGCCGAGCCCCATAGATCCTACACCGAACAGGGCGCCCGCCTCTTTATCGTCGACTGA
- a CDS encoding cupin domain-containing protein, translating to MKFMYAVVLSLSALLLVAVPARAESTLVMTKADLKWKDMGNGIAAAPVSGDMAKGESRFFLKYPAGLVTPNHHHDADHYVTLVSGAVTLTVAGKEYPLGPGDYFALTDKVPHVAKVESAEPAVFFIQADGPWNVVMEK from the coding sequence ATGAAATTCATGTATGCCGTCGTCCTCTCGCTGTCGGCTCTGCTGCTGGTCGCCGTCCCCGCCCGGGCCGAGTCGACCCTGGTGATGACCAAGGCCGATCTCAAGTGGAAGGACATGGGCAACGGCATCGCCGCCGCACCGGTCTCCGGTGACATGGCCAAAGGGGAGAGCCGGTTCTTCCTGAAATACCCGGCGGGGCTGGTGACGCCGAATCATCATCACGACGCGGATCACTATGTGACCCTGGTGTCGGGTGCCGTCACCCTGACGGTCGCAGGCAAGGAGTACCCCCTCGGCCCTGGCGATTACTTCGCCCTGACCGACAAGGTGCCCCATGTGGCCAAGGTGGAGAGCGCGGAGCCGGCGGTGTTCTTTATTCAGGCGGATGGCCCCTGGAATGTGGTGATGGAGAAATAA
- a CDS encoding LysR family transcriptional regulator, with the protein MHKANLNLLPTLKVLLETRNISRAAELLHLSQPSISKQLGQLRSEFGDELLVREGQRWLLTPRAESLAAALADSLGALERLYAAPEFAPERCERVFRLASSDYVAQHILPDICAALARAAPLAALEYSLWDKRQLPQLWQSELDLVSTITELVPDQIRGLHQGEDRLVMLMGRHHPLSGTAPSLDDYLAWPHLQVSGGGDKDSPVEQVLAPLGLSRRWFARVPFFQAAVEVLLRTDCLMTTPAHIAWQLSWEHALSFCDLPFATRVQQYHLLWHQRHHLDPAHRWFRELAYPFLRDHLQRTLGESRKQLDLKADHLSQG; encoded by the coding sequence GTGCACAAAGCGAATCTCAACCTCTTGCCCACCCTCAAGGTGTTGCTGGAGACCCGCAACATCAGCCGGGCGGCGGAGCTGCTGCACCTGAGCCAGCCCTCCATCAGCAAGCAGCTCGGCCAGCTTCGCAGCGAGTTTGGTGATGAGTTGCTGGTGCGGGAGGGGCAGCGCTGGCTGCTGACGCCGCGGGCCGAGAGCCTGGCGGCGGCGCTTGCCGATTCCCTCGGTGCCCTGGAGCGGCTCTATGCGGCGCCCGAGTTTGCCCCCGAGCGCTGCGAGCGGGTGTTCCGGCTCGCCTCCTCCGACTACGTGGCCCAGCACATACTGCCCGACATCTGTGCGGCCCTGGCCAGAGCCGCCCCCCTGGCGGCGCTGGAATACAGCCTGTGGGACAAGCGCCAGCTGCCGCAGCTGTGGCAGTCCGAGCTGGATCTGGTCTCCACCATCACGGAGCTGGTGCCGGATCAGATCCGGGGGCTGCACCAGGGGGAGGACAGGCTGGTGATGCTGATGGGGCGCCACCACCCGCTCTCGGGCACGGCGCCCAGCCTGGATGACTATCTCGCCTGGCCCCATCTGCAGGTGAGCGGTGGCGGCGACAAGGACAGCCCGGTGGAGCAGGTGCTGGCGCCCCTGGGGCTCTCCCGCCGCTGGTTTGCCCGGGTGCCCTTCTTCCAGGCGGCGGTTGAGGTGTTGCTGCGCACCGACTGCCTGATGACCACCCCGGCCCACATCGCCTGGCAGCTCTCCTGGGAGCACGCCCTGAGTTTTTGCGATCTGCCCTTCGCCACCCGGGTGCAGCAGTATCATCTGCTGTGGCACCAGCGCCACCACCTGGATCCGGCCCACCGCTGGTTTCGCGAGCTGGCCTACCCCTTCCTGCGGGATCACCTGCAGCGCACCCTGGGGGAGAGCCGCAAACAGCTGGATCTGAAGGCAGACCACCTCAGCCAGGGGTAG
- a CDS encoding LysE family translocator — MEMTSWLALAAICVMGAISPGPSLALIIRNTVQGGQGHGVATALGHGLGVGIYALITALGLSVLITQTPLLFDLIRYGGAAFLAWLGIKALLAKPAGGDAADETVHGARGRQGAFEGFMVAFLNPQLAIFFIALFSQFVHADTGWREGSIMMLTAGGIDALWYVLVALVLSRGPVLAWLKAKSFVIDKISGLVLLGLALKVVI, encoded by the coding sequence ATGGAAATGACGAGTTGGCTGGCGCTCGCCGCCATTTGCGTGATGGGGGCCATCAGTCCGGGGCCCAGCCTGGCGCTGATCATCCGCAATACGGTGCAGGGGGGACAGGGCCACGGGGTGGCCACGGCGCTCGGCCACGGCCTGGGAGTGGGGATCTACGCCCTCATCACGGCGCTGGGTCTCTCTGTGCTGATCACCCAGACCCCGCTGCTGTTTGATCTGATCCGCTACGGCGGCGCCGCCTTTCTCGCCTGGCTCGGGATCAAGGCGCTCTTGGCCAAGCCCGCCGGTGGCGACGCTGCCGACGAGACGGTGCACGGTGCCCGTGGCCGTCAGGGGGCGTTTGAAGGCTTTATGGTGGCCTTCTTGAACCCCCAGCTCGCCATCTTCTTCATCGCCCTGTTCAGCCAGTTCGTGCACGCCGATACCGGCTGGCGCGAGGGGAGCATCATGATGCTGACCGCCGGCGGCATAGACGCGCTCTGGTATGTGCTGGTGGCCCTGGTGCTTTCCCGCGGGCCTGTGCTGGCCTGGCTCAAGGCCAAGTCCTTCGTGATCGACAAGATAAGCGGCCTGGTGTTGCTGGGATTGGCGCTCAAAGTGGTGATCTGA
- a CDS encoding ketoacyl-ACP synthase III has product MKYANITGWGKCLPPAVLTNDDLSTIMDTSDEWIYPRTGIKARRVSHVSTQALATLAARRALACAGLDAGELDGIILATATPGTLVPNCASAVQQALGAHKAAVFDLNAACTGFVYALSVATSLVQTGMMQKVLVIGAERLIQLLDWAKRDTAVLFGDGAGAVVIEASEQKSGLIASKLGCDSEAREILHVPNFGTDRVRFADIDGLFTFNFEGQEIFKRAVRGMGEATGAVLAQAGIAPEQIDLIVPHQANVRIIETLAKRMNAPMEKVMVNIEQYGNTSAATVPIALCEALEQGRVKPDNYLLTAAFGAGLTWGAALIKWGPRITPLGQCDEELPPCEQSALELIAHAVQGCQQARTSDA; this is encoded by the coding sequence ATGAAATACGCCAATATCACCGGCTGGGGCAAATGCCTCCCCCCCGCAGTGCTGACCAACGATGACCTCAGCACCATCATGGATACCTCGGATGAGTGGATCTATCCGCGTACCGGCATCAAGGCCCGTCGGGTCTCCCACGTCAGCACCCAGGCGCTCGCCACCCTGGCCGCCCGCCGCGCCCTGGCCTGCGCCGGTCTGGACGCCGGTGAACTCGATGGCATCATACTGGCCACCGCCACCCCGGGCACGCTAGTCCCGAACTGCGCCTCTGCCGTGCAGCAGGCCCTGGGCGCCCACAAGGCGGCTGTGTTTGACCTCAATGCCGCCTGTACCGGTTTCGTCTATGCGCTCTCGGTCGCCACCTCCCTGGTGCAGACCGGCATGATGCAGAAGGTGCTGGTGATAGGCGCCGAGCGTCTCATTCAGCTGCTGGACTGGGCCAAGCGCGACACCGCAGTGCTGTTTGGCGACGGCGCGGGCGCCGTGGTGATAGAGGCGAGCGAGCAGAAGAGCGGCCTGATTGCCAGCAAGCTCGGCTGTGACAGCGAGGCGCGGGAGATACTGCACGTGCCGAACTTCGGGACTGATCGGGTGCGTTTCGCCGACATCGACGGCCTCTTCACCTTCAACTTCGAGGGGCAGGAGATCTTCAAGCGCGCCGTGCGCGGCATGGGCGAGGCCACCGGTGCCGTACTGGCCCAGGCCGGCATAGCCCCCGAGCAGATCGACCTCATAGTCCCGCACCAGGCCAACGTGCGCATCATAGAGACCCTGGCCAAGCGGATGAACGCCCCCATGGAGAAGGTGATGGTCAACATAGAGCAGTACGGCAACACCTCCGCCGCCACAGTGCCCATCGCCCTGTGCGAAGCGCTGGAGCAGGGTCGGGTCAAGCCGGACAACTATCTGCTGACCGCCGCCTTCGGGGCCGGTCTGACCTGGGGCGCCGCCCTCATCAAATGGGGCCCTCGCATCACCCCGCTCGGCCAATGCGACGAGGAGCTGCCCCCCTGCGAGCAGAGCGCCCTCGAGCTCATCGCCCACGCGGTTCAGGGCTGCCAGCAGGCACGCACCTCAGACGCCTGA
- a CDS encoding DUF1272 domain-containing protein — MLELRPNCECCDQDLPADTAIAYICSFECTFCAQCNDQYLHLTCPNCGGELVRRPRRLAAKLAANPASIKRVFNPALKAALRNKAR, encoded by the coding sequence ATGCTTGAACTCAGACCCAACTGTGAATGTTGTGACCAGGATCTGCCCGCCGACACGGCGATCGCCTATATCTGCTCCTTCGAGTGCACCTTCTGCGCCCAGTGCAACGATCAGTATCTGCACCTGACCTGCCCCAACTGCGGTGGCGAGCTGGTCAGGCGTCCGCGCCGCCTGGCGGCCAAGCTGGCGGCCAATCCCGCCTCCATCAAGCGGGTCTTCAACCCCGCCCTGAAAGCGGCCCTGCGAAACAAGGCAAGATAA